AAATCAAATATTAACATTGAAATACAATAGAAATATATCAAAATAAATTGTCTTTCTGCTACATATTTCTACTATATTTCCACATATATCCATGTATATCTTTTAGATTTTTTATCTTAAAAAGTATCTCATTAATTTATAACCTTCTTCAAAATATAAAGAAGAAGCAGGGATGGTTATTTCATCATAAGAAACACAGCCATTTCTTTTGTCTCCCCATATTACGAAGGGAACTGCTTCATCTGTATGCGTTTTTAACATTACGGGAGTTGCGTGGTCGCATCCTACGAAAATCTTATATTCATCTTTACTTTTTAAAACATATTTTAGTATCTCTCCCACAATTTTTTTATCAAATAATTCGATGGCTTTAATCTTTAAATTTACATTTCCTAAATGTCCTGCTTCGTCGGGAGCTTCCAAATGGACTAAAACAAAATCTTTGGTTTTTATAGCTTTAATAGCTGCATTTACTTTTCCGCGATAATTTGTATCCAGAAATCCTGTAGCTCTTTTTACAAATATGCTTTCCATACCGATAGCTTTTCCTATGCCTTTTACAATATCTACTGCCGATATAACCGCGCCTTTTTTACCATATTCCTTATAAAAAGATGGTAGGGTAGGTTTCTCACCTTCTCCCCATAACCATATCATGTTTGCCGGATTTTCTTTTCTTTTTTGTCTTTTTATATTTACAGGATGGTCTTTCAATAATTCGTAAGACTTTTGCATTATTCTTCTTAATATTGCGGAACTTTTACCTTTGGGTAAAATATCGGTTAAAGGAGTCCCTGTTACATCATGAGGAGGTCGGGTTTCTAAATTATCTAATAATATACCTGAATTTTTTCGCGCTACCATAATATTACGGTAAGACAACCCGGCATAAAAAGAAAATTGGTTGTTTCCCAGCTTTTGCTGCAATACTTCTATTAAAATTTTTGCTTCTTTTGACGAGATATGACCGCCGGAATAATCAATTAATTTATTATCTAAAACGGTAACAAAATTACATCTAAAAGCAATTTCTTTTGTTTTTAGATTTATGCCAAGATTAAGAGCTTCAAGCGGACCTCTGCCTGTATAAAATTTTTTAGGGTTGTATCCCAAAAGAGACATTGTTGCTACGTCGCTACCCTTTGGTAGTTCGGGCTGCAGGGTCTTTACCATCCCGCATTCTCCTTCTTTGGCGAGTTTATCCATGTTAGGAGTTTTTGCCAATTGAAGCGGTGTTTTACGGCCCCTGTTTGCAATTTTCCTATCAGCCATACCATCGCCAATAAGCATTATGTATTTCATTTTTCTATACTTGTTAGTTGATACCTTCGTATTTTTCAAAAAGCGATATCATACGTTAGGAATGGATTTGATGTTGTCCCATATATTTTATAATCGATTTCCAAAACCCCTTTGCTCATTACTTTTTTTATAAGAGATTTAATGCGCTGGTTTTCTGTTTCACATGATAATTCAGATACCAAGAATTTTAATTTAGAATCTATATTCTGTTCGTATATCTCGCCGTCCCCGGTAATATTCAGTTTTCCTTTAATGTCTACTGCTAAAACATCTTTTAAATAAAGAGAAAGAAGCTGTTCTCTTACTTTCTCTGGTAAAAATTTCTCTTCTAAAGTATTTAACATCTCAAGAGGTATATCTTTTGCAAGAACCTGATAGGCAAGACGTTTTTTCCAATCATCGAAATCAAAATCTCCTTTCATTTCCACAAAAG
The bacterium DNA segment above includes these coding regions:
- a CDS encoding cofactor-independent phosphoglycerate mutase codes for the protein MKYIMLIGDGMADRKIANRGRKTPLQLAKTPNMDKLAKEGECGMVKTLQPELPKGSDVATMSLLGYNPKKFYTGRGPLEALNLGINLKTKEIAFRCNFVTVLDNKLIDYSGGHISSKEAKILIEVLQQKLGNNQFSFYAGLSYRNIMVARKNSGILLDNLETRPPHDVTGTPLTDILPKGKSSAILRRIMQKSYELLKDHPVNIKRQKRKENPANMIWLWGEGEKPTLPSFYKEYGKKGAVISAVDIVKGIGKAIGMESIFVKRATGFLDTNYRGKVNAAIKAIKTKDFVLVHLEAPDEAGHLGNVNLKIKAIELFDKKIVGEILKYVLKSKDEYKIFVGCDHATPVMLKTHTDEAVPFVIWGDKRNGCVSYDEITIPASSLYFEEGYKLMRYFLR